AAATCTTTTTCCCAGAAGTTTAACATTTTTGATGTTAAAGCATTGAGTTTGATATTGTGGAAATTTTTCAGCATATATAATTCAAAAGCCTCAACTACAGGCACGTCATCTTTAGATTTAATTTGATCTTTTCTTTTGTAATTAATTAATTGAGTATAGTTATCTCTTAAATTTTTATCTATTCCTTTTAACATTTTTGATCCCAATTTTTCGTATCTTATTTTCTCTGTAATTGTATAAAGTGATTTACATGACGAGCTGGTCGGTAAATTTTTCTTAAATATTGACTCATTAGAAAATTTTTTTTTAAGAGCTTTCGAATCTGTTTCCGCTCTAGCCTTTATAAAATCATTTTTTGAATTTAAATTTTCTAGTTCAATTAAATCTTGTTTTTCAGAATTTTTGATATTTTTTTTAGGGTGGATAATTAAATCATCTGATATTACACGTGCTGTAGAGGATAGAGCTTGTCTTAACTTTTCCTTTAAACTCTCAGTTTTGTTATTCATTAAATTTGAATATTTAACAAGGATTCTGGTAATTCCTCACCAAAACATCTTTGGTAATACTCTGCAATTATATTTTTTTCAACCTCATCACACTTATTTAAAAACGTCACTCTAAAAGCATAACCTGTATCTTTAAAAATTTCTGAATTTTCAGCCCAGTGCAAAACTGTTCGTGGACTCATCACTGTAGATATATCTCCAGCTATAAATCCTTTTCTGGTTAATGATGCAACTTTAATCATATTTGAAACTTTTTCTTTCCCTTTTGCATTATCTAAACTTTTATTTTTTGCTAAGATTATCTCCATTTCTTTATCAAGGCTAAGATAATTTAAAGTTGTAACAATATTCCATCTATCCATTTGTCCTTGATTTATTTGTTGCGTTCCATGGTAAAGTCCCGTTGTATCTCCTAAACCAACAGTGTTAGAGGTTGCAAATAATCTAAAAAATTTATTTTGTTTAATTACTTTATTCTTATCTAAAAGAGTAAAATTACCTTCTGCTTCAAGCACTCTCTGGATAACAAACATCACATCAGGTCTTCCCGCATCATACTCATCAAACACTAAAGCCACAGGGTTTTGTATGGACCAAGGCAAAATCCCCTCATTAAATTGTGTAACTTGTTTACCATCCTCTAAAACAATCGCATCCTTTCCTATCAAATCTATACGACTTATATGACTATCTAAATTTACTCTGATGCAAGGCCAATTTAACCTTGCAGCAATTTGTTCTATGTGAGTAGATTTTCCTGTTCCATGATAACCTTGAACCAGAACTCTTTTGTTAAAAGCAAAACCCGAAATAATTGCCAAAGTAGTATCTCGATCAAATTTATAATTTTTATCTATTTCTGGCACATATTCACTTTTTTTAGAAAATGCATCCACTTCCATATTAGAGTCTATACCAAAGGTCTGTTTTATTGAGAGTTTTATGTCAGGTTGGTTGTTTATATTTGGTGTCAATTTTTTTCTCTATAAGTATTTTTTAACTGGGTATAAGCCAAAGTTATTGATTTAAGTTTTTCTTCAAATTTTTTGTTACCGGAATTCATATCAGGGTGAAATTTTTTAACAAGTATTTTAAACTTATCATAAATTTTTTCCCATTTTGAGCCTACTGAAATACCTAATATTTCAAATGCTTTGATGTCTTTGTTATTATATCTAAATTGTCCCATGTGATTAAAATCACTTTTTAACTTCTCTTTATCAAGGTCATCTCTCAAAGTATTATTCCACAAGACTTTAAAAAAGTTATCTGAGGAACTAAAACTTTGCGTAGGTTTATGCCAAACCATATCTGATTTTAAAAAGTCAATTACCTGATCATCATTCATGTCTGAAAAATAATTCCAATTCTTATTGAATTCTTTGACATGATTTAAACATAACAATCTAAATTTTTTACTATTATCCTTTTCAACTGGTGCTTTATATTCACCAATTTCATTGCAATTATCCCAGTCACAGATATTTTTCATGATATAATTATATCAAATGAATATAGATGAATTAATCACAAACGTAAAAAAAAAAATAAAAAAAAATATTAATATCGAAAATATTTTAATTGAAGACAAAACATTTTTACATAAAAATCATCCAGGACATGAAAATAATAAATTTCATTTAAAAATAACTATCAAGTCTGATGAGCTAAAGAAATTAAATAAAATTGAAAGTAACAAAAAAATTTATAAAGTATTAGAAGTGGAATTAAAAAACCATATTCACTCTCTGCAAATTTTAATTAATTAGTCTTTTTTTTAAAAAAAGTCTTATAGTGGCATGAGAAAATTCTTTTTCAATTATTGGCCCACCAATTTTTCTAATAAGCATAAGCTTGATATTTTTTGAATTATTTTTTTTGTCCCTCATCATAAAGGATATGATCTGATTAATTTTTTTTAATGTAAAATAATTTTGAATAGAATCTGGAAAATGAGAATTATTGAGATGTTTAATCGCAGAATTAAATTCTTTATTGGTAATCAACTTTTTATTATGACTAAATTCAAATGCTGATTTCATACCTAGAATTACGGCTTCTCCATGATTTAATTTTTTAGAAAAATTTAAACTTGCCTCGTATGCATGAGCAAAAGTATGACCAAAATTTAAAATTTTTCTAAGATTTTTTTCATTCTCATCCTTTTCAACTATTGATTTTTTGACTTTACAACTTTCATAAATAGATTTTTCAATTGTTGGAGACTTAAGTTTAAGTATTTCATTAACATTTTTATCCAAAAAATTATAAAATTTTTTATTTGCAATTAATGCATGCTTTACTATTTCAGCGTAACCACAAACTATTTCTCTAAAAGGAAGACTTTTCAAAAAGTCTACATCACTGATAACAATTTTAGGTTGATAAAAACTTCCAATTAAATTCTTACCTTGAGATGTATTAATACCTGTTTTACCACCAACAGATGAGTCAACTTGTGATAGCAATGTTGTTGGGATATTTACAAACTTTAAACCTCTTTTGAATAAACTTGCGGCAAAACCTGCCACATCACCAGTAATTCCACCTCCAATAGATATTAAGCAGTCATCTCTTGAAAAATTTTTCTTAAGTAAAACATCTAAAATTTTACTAACATTTTTCTGATTTTTATTTTTCTCATTGGCATTATAAATAAATTTGTAAAGCTCATATTTTCTAAGGGAGTTTACAATTTGTTTGATATATTTATTTGGAATATTTTGATCTAAAACTAAAAAACATTTTTTAAAGCTTATAGAATTTTTTTTTAATATATGTGATAAATTAGAAATTAAATTTCTACCAATTATAATTGGATATTTCTCAGAATTAGTTTTAACTATCAGTTTAATTGGCCTCATAAATATCTATGATTTTTTTTGCGATTTGTTGTTTTGTAAAATTCTCACAATCTATTTTATATAGTGCTTTAGAATAAATAACTGAACGTTTTTTTATGATTTTTATTAGTTCATTCTTAGTGGAATTAACTGCTAATGGTCTTTTTTTGCTGTTTTTAATCCTTTTTACCAATGTATCGATATTCCAATTAAGCCAAAATGATAAGTGACTTTCTAGAATCTCATTTTTAATTGCTCTAGTTATAAACGCTCCTCCACCAAGTGCAATTACACCTATTTTATTTTTTAAAATATTAAGAGTTATCTTTTTTTCAATATCTCGAAAAGCGTCTTCTCCTTTTATTTCAAAGATTTTTGATATTTTCATTTTTTGATCATTTTCAATTAATTGATCAATATCAAAAAAATTAAGATTTAGTTTTTTTGAAACTATAGAGCCAATAGAGCTCTTTCCAGAACCCATCATTCCGATAAAAACTAAATTTTTCCTAGATTTCATAAGTTTCTTTATTGAAAAAACACAAATATGTCTTAATTTGAAATTAATTAAACCTATATGCAATTTACTAGAAAAACAAGTTATAGCAAAAGTATAATTGGATTATTGATAAAGTTATTAATAATCGCAACTGTATTTATTGGAATAGTTTTTCTTTTAAATAAATTAGACTTTCCAGCACCAAAAAAATCAATTGAAAAAATAATCCCTAATGAAAATTTTAAAATTGTTAAATAAAATTTATTTATCAATTCTGATTATCTTTTTCTTTTCAATAGCCAATTCTTTTTCACAAGATGAACCTGTAGATATATGGAATATTGATAAAGAGCAAATACAAGAAAATTCTGAAAACAAGGAATTAATTTCAATTTCAGAAAGTGAACTTGAAAATGAAAAAATCGACGTTTTTAATATGCAAACTAAAGATAGATCTGATTCAATTAAAGTTGATGAAACTCTAAATTCGAAAGAAATTAAAATAATAGGTCTCTACGATCCTGAAGATTTTGGATTAAAAATTGATATGTGGTCGAATTCTAATGGTGATCAATTAAAATACCTTTTCTCTAATTTGGCTAAAATAGACTTATCACAAGATGCTTCGGAACTTATGAATATTATTTTATTAACCAATGCTTATTATCCCAAAAAAAATATTAGTGAAAAAGATTTTTTAAAAATCAAATCAGATTGGTTGATAAAACATAATGACTTAGAGCTGATAGAGGAGTATTTAATCAAGAATGATATTTTAAATTTACACCCTAAACTAAGTAAATATCTAGTTGATAGGTATTTATCCGAGACTCAGTTTGATAAAGCTTGTAAAATCTTTTTAAATAACTCTGAGCCAATAACAGATAATTATTTATCCAAATTTAATATTTATTGTTTGATAAATAATGGAAAAAAAGATGAAGCACAATTAATTTTTGATTTAAAAAAAGAATTAGGTTTTAACGATCAGTATTTTGAAAATAAATTGAATTATCTTTTTGGGTATACAAATGAAATTGATAAAACTATTTCTGAAAAAAGTATTCTAGAGTTTCATTTGGCTCATAAAACAAATCCAGAATTTTCATTTGATCCAAAAGAAAATACTAATCCATTAGTATGGAAATATTTAGCTGCTTCAAATTTATTATACGAGACCAATGAAATTGACTTGAATGAATTAGAAAAAATTGAATTAATTGAATTTGCTACACATAACAAGAATTATCTTGAAGATGATTTATTTCAAATTTATAAAAGATTTCAGTTTACGATTGATCAATTTTTGAACGTTAAAACAGTATTCAAATCTTTAACCAATATTGAAAGTAGGGCACTTTTATACCAAAGTGTATTACTAGAATCTGACATAAATAGAAAAATAGAGTTAATGAAACTTTTAAAAGAAGTATTCATCAAGGATAAAATTGGTAATGCTTTTGAAAAAAAACTTAAAGATCTGTTACAAGATATTGAATTAGATCAAATTTCATCAAAGCATACTAGTTTTTATTTAGAGAATATTAATACTGATGAAAAAAAACAAACTAAAATAAAGTATAATGATGATCTTTTACATCAATCAAAACTTATAAAATATTTTATAGGAGATTATAATCAGACAAAAATAGAAAAAGATCTCAACAATTTTCTTAAAAAAATAAAAAAGGATAAAAAATATTCAATTTCAAAAAAGGATATCATTTTAATCGAGTCATTAAAATCAGATGGAATAAAAATTGATAAGAAGTATGACAATTTATACAAAATTCAAGACTCTGAAATGCCAACAGATATTCAAGTCATGATCAATAATAATGATTCAGCTTCAACAATTCTTAGAATTATAGAGGTTATTGGTCAAGATGAGCTAAGCACTTTAGATCAGGATACACTATTTTTTATAATTAGTGCACTTAATCAATTAGACATAGACTCTTTACGAAATAAAATTCTATTAAAAGTTCTTCCTTTAAAAGTTTAAAAATTAGTTTATTTATTTATCTAATGAGCATTAAAGATATAATTACAGTTCCTGATGAAACCTTAAAAAAAATCTCAGAACCATTAGAAAAAGTTAGCACTAACGAAAAAAAACTTATTAATGATTTATTTGATACAATGTACGCCTCGAAAGGCATCGGATTAGCTGCAGTACAAATAGGTATCCTGAAAAGAATTTTAGTAATTGACGTATCTACTAAAGACGAAAAGAGGGAGCCTCTAAGTTTCATAAATCCTGTTATTAAAAAAGTTAGTAATGAAACCTCAATTTATGAAGAGGGTTGTTTATCAATTCCAGATACATTTATAGAAATTGAAAGGCCAAAAATTTGTGAAGTGGAGTATATTGATATAAGTGGAGAAAAAAAAAATTTAAAATGTGATGGTCTTTTATCAACTTGTTTACAACATGAAATAAATCATTTAGATGGAAAATTGATAATTGACCATTTATCAAAATTAAAAAGAGATATTATCATTAAAAAAATTTCAAAAACAAAAAAAAATCCTGACAGAATATTAGTTTAAAAATGCCTAAGAAAATCATCTTTATGGGTACACCCATGTTTGCAGTCCCAATATTGAAATCTCTCTATCAAAATGGTTTTCCAATAAACTTGGTTTACACGCAACCACCTCAAAAGTCTCACCGAGGTCAGAGGATAAATAAATCACCGGTTCAAGGTATATCGGAAACTTTAAATATAGAATTCAGATCTCCACAAAACTTAAAAAACAACACAGAGGAATATGATTTTTTAAAAAAATTGGATGCTGATCTTGCAATTGTTGTAGCCTACGGACAAATAATTCCTAAAGAATTTTTAAGTTTAACAAAAAAAGGTTTTATAAATATTCATGCATCTTTACTTCCAAAATGGAGGGGTGCCGCACCCATTCAGAGAGCTATAATGAATTTAGACACAGAAACAGGGATCAGTATAATGAAGATCAATGAAGAATTAGATAGTGGACCTGTAAGTAATACTTATAAAATAAAACTTGACCAAAGTCTCAATGCAAAAGAGGTCTCAGAAAAACTTGCTCTAATAGCAGCGGATAAAATTTTAGATGTTGTAGATGAAATTTTTGAGGGTAAATCAAATTTTGTTGATCAAGATAATTCTAAAGCAACTTATGCGAAAAAAATTACTAAAAATGAAGGACAAATAGACTGGAAAAGTGATGCTTTAAAAATAATTGGAAAAATTAATGGTTTATACCCCTCCCCAGGAGCTTTTTTCAATTTTAATGGCCAAAGATATAAAATTTTAAAAGCAGAAATCGGAAACGGAACTGGTAAAAATGGTGAGGTTATTTCAGACGATCTTGAAATAGCGTGTGGAGGTGAAAAATCTATTAAAGTTTTTGAAATACAGAGAGAGGGAAAAAAGGTTCAAAAAACAGGAGAGTTTATGCTCGGATCCCAAATCAGAAAAGGCTCAATCATATCTAATGTTTAGATATCAAATATTGATTGAATATGTGGGTACCGATTTTAGAGGTTGGCAAATTCAAACAAAAGGCAAAACTAT
The DNA window shown above is from Candidatus Pelagibacter sp. RS39 and carries:
- the cobS gene encoding cobaltochelatase subunit CobS, whose protein sequence is MTPNINNQPDIKLSIKQTFGIDSNMEVDAFSKKSEYVPEIDKNYKFDRDTTLAIISGFAFNKRVLVQGYHGTGKSTHIEQIAARLNWPCIRVNLDSHISRIDLIGKDAIVLEDGKQVTQFNEGILPWSIQNPVALVFDEYDAGRPDVMFVIQRVLEAEGNFTLLDKNKVIKQNKFFRLFATSNTVGLGDTTGLYHGTQQINQGQMDRWNIVTTLNYLSLDKEMEIILAKNKSLDNAKGKEKVSNMIKVASLTRKGFIAGDISTVMSPRTVLHWAENSEIFKDTGYAFRVTFLNKCDEVEKNIIAEYYQRCFGEELPESLLNIQI
- a CDS encoding shikimate kinase: MKSRKNLVFIGMMGSGKSSIGSIVSKKLNLNFFDIDQLIENDQKMKISKIFEIKGEDAFRDIEKKITLNILKNKIGVIALGGGAFITRAIKNEILESHLSFWLNWNIDTLVKRIKNSKKRPLAVNSTKNELIKIIKKRSVIYSKALYKIDCENFTKQQIAKKIIDIYEAN
- the def gene encoding peptide deformylase translates to MSIKDIITVPDETLKKISEPLEKVSTNEKKLINDLFDTMYASKGIGLAAVQIGILKRILVIDVSTKDEKREPLSFINPVIKKVSNETSIYEEGCLSIPDTFIEIERPKICEVEYIDISGEKKNLKCDGLLSTCLQHEINHLDGKLIIDHLSKLKRDIIIKKISKTKKNPDRILV
- the fmt gene encoding methionyl-tRNA formyltransferase; this encodes MPKKIIFMGTPMFAVPILKSLYQNGFPINLVYTQPPQKSHRGQRINKSPVQGISETLNIEFRSPQNLKNNTEEYDFLKKLDADLAIVVAYGQIIPKEFLSLTKKGFINIHASLLPKWRGAAPIQRAIMNLDTETGISIMKINEELDSGPVSNTYKIKLDQSLNAKEVSEKLALIAADKILDVVDEIFEGKSNFVDQDNSKATYAKKITKNEGQIDWKSDALKIIGKINGLYPSPGAFFNFNGQRYKILKAEIGNGTGKNGEVISDDLEIACGGEKSIKVFEIQREGKKVQKTGEFMLGSQIRKGSIISNV
- the aroB gene encoding 3-dehydroquinate synthase, which produces MRPIKLIVKTNSEKYPIIIGRNLISNLSHILKKNSISFKKCFLVLDQNIPNKYIKQIVNSLRKYELYKFIYNANEKNKNQKNVSKILDVLLKKNFSRDDCLISIGGGITGDVAGFAASLFKRGLKFVNIPTTLLSQVDSSVGGKTGINTSQGKNLIGSFYQPKIVISDVDFLKSLPFREIVCGYAEIVKHALIANKKFYNFLDKNVNEILKLKSPTIEKSIYESCKVKKSIVEKDENEKNLRKILNFGHTFAHAYEASLNFSKKLNHGEAVILGMKSAFEFSHNKKLITNKEFNSAIKHLNNSHFPDSIQNYFTLKKINQIISFMMRDKKNNSKNIKLMLIRKIGGPIIEKEFSHATIRLFLKKRLIN
- a CDS encoding J domain-containing protein yields the protein MKNICDWDNCNEIGEYKAPVEKDNSKKFRLLCLNHVKEFNKNWNYFSDMNDDQVIDFLKSDMVWHKPTQSFSSSDNFFKVLWNNTLRDDLDKEKLKSDFNHMGQFRYNNKDIKAFEILGISVGSKWEKIYDKFKILVKKFHPDMNSGNKKFEEKLKSITLAYTQLKNTYREKN
- a CDS encoding BolA/IbaG family iron-sulfur metabolism protein, which translates into the protein MNIDELITNVKKKIKKNINIENILIEDKTFLHKNHPGHENNKFHLKITIKSDELKKLNKIESNKKIYKVLEVELKNHIHSLQILIN